DNA from Mycolicibacterium alvei:
CCGGGGCCCGTTGAGGGAGGTGTCCTCGATGGTCGACATCACACCGTCGATCAGCCTGTCCCGCAACGCCTGCACGCGGCTGCTGTGCTCGGCGAGCCCCCCGATGGCCACGTCGGCCGCCGCGGACATCGCCACGACGCCGGCCACGTCCGGGGTTCCCGAACGCACATCGCGCTCCTGACCACCGCCGTGCAGCAGGGGCACGCAGGCGGTGTCGCGACGCAGCACCAGCGCGCCGACACCCATCGGACCGCCGAACTTGTGCGCGGCGACGCTCATCGCCGACAGCCCGGTCGCGGCGAAATCGACGGGGACCTGACCGACGGCCTGAATGGCGTCGCTGTGCATCGGGATGTCGAACTCGGCCGCAACGGAAGCCAGCTCGGCGATCGGCATGATCGAGCCGACCTCGTTGTTGGCCCACATGATGGTGACCAGCGCCACGTCGGCGGATCCGCACTCACCCTGCAGAGCCGAACGCAGGGACTCGGGGGCGACGACACCTTCCGCGTCGACCGGCAGCCAGGTCACCTCGGCGTCCTCGTGGTCGACCAACCACTGCACGGCGTCGAGAACCGCGTGATGCTCGACGGCAGTGGTGATGATCCGGCGCCGCTTCGGCTCGGCATCGCGGCGGGCCCAGTAGATGCCCTTGACGGCGAGGTTGTCGCTCTCGGTGCCACCGGCGGTGAAGATCACCTCCGAGGGTCGGCAGCCCAGCAGGCGGGCCAGGGTCTCGCGGGCCTCCTCCATCCGGCGCCGGGCCAGGCGGCCCGAACCGTGCAGCGAGGAGGCATTGCCCACACCGGCCAGCGCAGCCGTCATCGCTTCGATGGCGGCTGGGTGCATCGGGGTGGTGGCGGCGTGATCGAGATAGACCGGCCGGCCCGCGGAGGAGCTCATAACGTCTCCAGGATAGCCGCTGGCAGGCGCCCCGCTCTCCAGCCGCCTCAGGCCACCAGAATGTGCGCGGAAGCGTCAGGAAGCTGCTGATGGCCCCGCACCACCGCCTCACAGCGTCCGGCCAGTGCCCGTCGGTCGACTCCGGGCAGCTGCAACGACCCCACGTGGACGTGGCACACGGTGCGACGTGCGGTGATGACCCGGCGCACCGACCGCAACAGGGTGTCCTCCCCCACAAAGGCCGGAGTCGTCGACGGACGACCGTCGCGGTGGCGATAGACCAGCCGCAGCGGCTGCACCGGCCGGCCCGCGTCGATCGCGGCCTGGAACATCGCAGGCCGAAATGGACCGTAGGCCAGTCCGCACCAGGTGGTGCCCTCCGGGAATGCCACCACGGTGTGCCCGGCGCGCAGCCGTTCGGCCACGGTATGCACCACGGCGGGCAACCGGCGCAGGCTGCCTCGGTCGATCGGGATCACCTTCATCACCCGGGCCAGTCGGCCCAGCGCGGGCCATTCCACCAGATCGGCACGGGCCACGAAGGAGCCCGGTAACACCGCCCCGATCGTGAAGATGTCCAGCCACGACACGTGACCGCTGACCACGAGTACACCCTTCAGATTGCGGATCGGTCCGCCCGACAAGGCGATTCGAACCCCGAAGCAGCGCAACATCAACCGGCAGTAGAACCGCTGCACGTGTGACCGGCCCGGCATCGGCACCGCCAGCAGCGGCACTCCGGGCGCCAACAGCACGGCGATCACCACCCGCACCGTGGTGCGGATCCAGACCACGAGACGGTGACCGGCGTCGGCACTGCCGGCATGAACACAACTGCCGTCGCACGATGCCCTGGGCAGCCAGGAATGCTCACGCGTCGCGGTGGTCACGAGGCGTCCCCGGCCATCCCGTCGACCATGTCGGCGGCCGCCGAGACCGAACGCAGGCGCTTGAGGTAGCGGACGTCCGCGCGGCGCTTGTCCAGCAGGGCCGGGAAATCCCCCACCCCGAAGTCGAGGTCGTGGGCGGGTTCCCCGCACACCTGCGCACCCAGGCGCAGGTAGCCGCGCATCAGCGGCGGCACCGTGGTCCGCGACGGCGGGTCGATGTCGTCGAGCCTTCGGCCATCCAGCACCACCGGCCGGTACGGGTACACCGTGTGTTCGGTGGGCG
Protein-coding regions in this window:
- a CDS encoding lysophospholipid acyltransferase family protein, whose amino-acid sequence is MTTATREHSWLPRASCDGSCVHAGSADAGHRLVVWIRTTVRVVIAVLLAPGVPLLAVPMPGRSHVQRFYCRLMLRCFGVRIALSGGPIRNLKGVLVVSGHVSWLDIFTIGAVLPGSFVARADLVEWPALGRLARVMKVIPIDRGSLRRLPAVVHTVAERLRAGHTVVAFPEGTTWCGLAYGPFRPAMFQAAIDAGRPVQPLRLVYRHRDGRPSTTPAFVGEDTLLRSVRRVITARRTVCHVHVGSLQLPGVDRRALAGRCEAVVRGHQQLPDASAHILVA
- a CDS encoding cysteine desulfurase family protein, whose amino-acid sequence is MSSSAGRPVYLDHAATTPMHPAAIEAMTAALAGVGNASSLHGSGRLARRRMEEARETLARLLGCRPSEVIFTAGGTESDNLAVKGIYWARRDAEPKRRRIITTAVEHHAVLDAVQWLVDHEDAEVTWLPVDAEGVVAPESLRSALQGECGSADVALVTIMWANNEVGSIMPIAELASVAAEFDIPMHSDAIQAVGQVPVDFAATGLSAMSVAAHKFGGPMGVGALVLRRDTACVPLLHGGGQERDVRSGTPDVAGVVAMSAAADVAIGGLAEHSSRVQALRDRLIDGVMSTIEDTSLNGPRGAGRLPANTHFTFRGCEGDSLLMLLDAKGVECSTGSACTAGVAQPSHVLIAMGADPATARGSLRFSLGHTSTDADVDAVLEVLPAAVERARQAALASAGRTFS